The Pseudomonas fluorescens nucleotide sequence ACTGGGTGCGGCGTTCGTCGAAGGCAAGCTGGAACTGGAGGGCTCCATCAGCGAGGTGATCCGCGTCTGTGATGAGCTCAGCGTGGCCTTGCTCAAGGATGAAGAAGACGATCAGCCGCTGCGTACCGAGCATGACAAGGCGACCGACGCGGCAGCGATCTCCTACCATTACGACCTGTCCAACGCCTTCTACCAGCTGTGGCTGGATAGCGACATGGCTTACTCCTGCGCCTATTTCAAATCGCCGACCAATACCCTCGAGCAAGCCCAGCAGAACAAGTTCGAGCACCTGTGCCGCAAGTTGCGCCTGAAGAAGGGTGACTACCTGCTCGATGTCGGTTGTGGTTGGGGCGGGCTGGCGCGCTATGCGGCCAGAGAGTTCGGCGCGAAGGTGTTCGGCATCACTCTGAGTAAAGAGCAGCTCAAGTTGGGCCGTGAACGGATCAAGGCCGATGGCCTGCAAGGGCAGGTGGAGCTGCAGATTCTCGATTACCGTGACCTGCCCCAGGACGGCCGCTTTGACAAGGTCGTGAGTGTCGGTATGTTCGAGCACGTCGGCCACGCCAACCTGGCGCTATATTGCCAGCGCCTGTTCGGGGCGGTACGCGAAGGTGGCCTGGTGATGAACCACGGTATTACCGCCAAACATACCGACGGGCGACCCGTCGGGCGGGGTGCGGGCAGTTTCATCGAGCGCTACGTGTTCCCCCATGGCGAGCTGCCGCACCTGTCGATGATCAGTGCGCGGATCAGTGAAGCGGGCCTGGAAATCGTCGACGTCGAAAGCCTGCGCCTGCATTACGCGCGCACCCTCGAGCACTGGAGCAACCGTCTCGAAGCGCAATTGGACAAGGCAGGCACGCTGGTGCCGGAGAAGGCCCTGCGCATCTGGCGCTTGTACCTGGCCGGCTGCTCCTATGCCTTTGCCAAGGGCTGGATCAACCTGCACCAGATCCTGGCGGTGAAGCCTTTCGCCGATGGTAGCCATGACCTGCCGCTGACCCGCGAAGACTTCTACCGCTAAGACCGTTTACAGAATCGGCGAAATCAGCCGGGCGATACGCATCCCCAGCTGCTGCAGGCGATGCGTATCGCGGGTGTCTTCGGTGGTGATTTCCCGCGCCCGGTCGAAGTCATGACTGAGCATCGCTTCGACCTGATCGGCAAATTCGCGGTCGACGGTCAGCAGCATGATCTCGAAGTTGAGGCGGAACGAACGGTTGTCGAGGTTGGCGCTGCCGATGGCGCTGATCTCGTTATCGATCAGTACTACCTTCTGATGCAGGAACCCCGGCTCGAAACGAAACATCCGCACCCCGGCGCGTACCGCCTCGAAGGCAAACAGGCTGGAGGCGGCGTAGACGATGCGATGGTCCGGGCGTGAAGGAATCAGGATGCGCACATCCACCCCGCGCAATACCGCCAGGCGCAGGGCTGCGAACACGGCTTCGTCGGGGATGAAGTAGGGGCTGGTAATCCACAGGCGTTCACGTGCCGAGTGGATGGCTTCGACGAAGAACAGCGAACAGGTTTCCTGCGGGTCGGCCGGTCCGCTGGCCAGTACCTGGCAGAGTACGCCGTCTTCCGGGTAGGTGTCTGGCAGGATCAACGGCGGCAGTTTTCTCGACGCCCAGAACCAGTCTTCAGCGAACGACTCCTGCAGGCAGGCCAGCACCGGTCCGCTGACCTGGACGTGCGTATCGCGCCAAGGCGACAGTTTGGGATTGCCGCCCAGGTACTCATCGCCAACGTTATGCCCGCCAAGAAACCCCAACAGGCCATCGACCACGACGATTTTGCGGTGGTTGCGGAAGTTGACCTGGAAGCGGTTGAACCAGCCACGGCGAGTGGCGAAGGCGCGGATGTTGACGCCGCCTTCGCGCAGCTTCTGGCTGTAGGCCGAAGGTAGGGCGTGACTGCCGACTCTGTCATAGAGCACGTAGACCTTCACGCCTTCAGCGGCTTTTTTCAGCAGCAGGGTTTGCAGTTGCCGGCCCAGGTCATCGTCATGAATGATGAAGAACTGCACCAGCACCGTGTCGCGTGCGCTGGCGATGGCGCGGAAGATCGCATCGAAGGTGGCCTTGCCGTCGATCAGCAAGCGCACCTGGTTGTTGGCCAGGCACGGCATGCGCCCCAGCTTGGGCATCGCCCGCAGTGCACCATAGGATTCCGAGTTACGTGCAGCCAGAGCTTCTTCGACCCAGGGCCGCCAGTTGAGATCGGCCATGGCCACGTGCATCTCGCGGTTGGCCTGGCGCCGCGCCTGGATGTACGCATCGAAGGTGCGACTGCCGAACACCAGGTAAGGGATGAGGGTGAAGTAGGGGATGAACAGCAACGACAATGCCCAGGCAATTGCCCCCTGGGCCGTGCGCACGGTGAACACCGCGTGCAAGGCGGCGATTGCACCCAGCAGGTGAATCACACCAATGAGGTAACCGAAGAAGTAGGGGCTGTGGTAATCCATACGCATCCTGCTGTCCGAAGGCTCTGCCCCTAACAGAGCATGTTCATGCCAGCACTTGCAACCGAAAGCACAAATTGACGTCTAAGCTGTGTTCCAGCTTGGGGCTGGAGTTTCGAGGAGTCATTACATGAAAAATCGTCTGCCGCTGCTGGCACTGATGCTGGGTCTGGCAAGCCCGTTGGTGCAAGCGCAGATGTTGCAACCTGGCCTGTGGGAGTTGACCACCAGCAACATGCAGGTCGATGGCAAGCCGCTTCCGGATATGGGCTTCATGCTCGGCCAGCTGAAAAACCTGCCGCCGGAACAACGGGCAATGATTGAGGGTGGCCTGGCCAAGCAGGGTATCAGCGTGGCCGGTCAGGGGGTACGTTCCTGCCTGACGCCTGAGCAGGTGAAAACCAACGACATCCCGCTGCAGGATCCCAAGTCCGGGTGTGGCCAGAAGATTACCGAGCGTAACGGCAATGTCTGGAAGTTCACCTTCAGTTGCCCGAAAGCCCAAGGCAACGGTGAAGCCACCTTCCTCAGCGACCGCGAGTTTCTGACCAAGGTCAACGGCACCTTCAATGCCTCCGGTGTACAGCAGCAGGGCAGCATGAACACCCGTGCGGTGTGGCTGGGCAATGATTGCGGTACGGTCAAACCGCGAACCTGACGCGCCTCACCACCGCCATTGGCTATGGGCGACTGCGTCGTGGGCATGCAAGCTTTCGGCATGTTCCACGCGCAGGTTGAAACCGCCGAGCCAAGGCAGGTTCTTCAAGGCCATATTCAAGCGTCGCGCGGCATCCTCACAGAACATCAGATTTTGCCCATTGGCCAAGGCAAAAGCCTGTTCATCAGCGCGCTTCACCGCAGTTTGCACCGCAGTGCCCAAGGATTTTTCGGCCTGGTTGATCAGCGCTGCTATCGGCAGTTCGTCAACACCTGGACGCAGACGAACCTGCAGCTTTGCCACACTGCGCTGACTGTGAGGCGTGGCGACAATACCCTGGGCACTGCCCAGCCAACTCAAGACAGCTTCATGGCTCAAGCTGCGATTGCCAAAGTCGGTAATGAATTGCTGCTGAATCAGCTGCCGGGCCAAGGCTGCTGAGCAGGGACAGGTGGAGGAATACTCCACATCGACAAATAGTTCCACGTGGAACACTCCGTCTTTTATCTGCGCGTTCAAGGTCACCGGGTAGGCTTTCCAACCTGCCAACGGACTGATCAGGGCAGGGCGTTTTAGCATCAGTTCGAATCGCAGGGTCAAGAAGGCGCTGGCGGAAAGGCCGACGTGACTGTTGAGAAAATGCTCCAGGACGCTATGCACTAACGCAGGACTCAGCCCTTGGTGTTCCAGCGCTTCCAGCGCCAAATACAAGCGTGACATGTGAATGCCCCGGGATGCGCCGTCATCAAGGCTGACACCGGCGTCGGCCCTTGCACACAAAATCTGCCCGTCGATCTGTAGCGGCAGGGCAATGTCACACATGCCTACCCAATCCAATGGCAACTGGGAGTTGGTGGCTTGGGCAGCAATGTCAGGAAGGGTGAAAGCGCTCATCAGTGGTTCACTTTTCAAGGAAGACTATTGGCAGCCGCTCAGGCGATTGCAGCGCAGATTGAAACGCTGCCCAGTGGAGCTGGACACACTGTTCAAGGTGGTCCAGCCCACACGCCGGCTGTAACCGACCCAGGTTTCGCCGTTGCTCGCCACGCCTGTGTAGAAGGTCAGCTGACCATAGCGGCTGTTGGTTTGCGCCCACAGCCTGCGACCTTC carries:
- the cfaB gene encoding C17 cyclopropane fatty acid synthase CfaB encodes the protein MLAQLPPVLQSLRLPLRLKLWDGHAFDLGPKPQVTILVKDPQLITQLTHPSLDELGAAFVEGKLELEGSISEVIRVCDELSVALLKDEEDDQPLRTEHDKATDAAAISYHYDLSNAFYQLWLDSDMAYSCAYFKSPTNTLEQAQQNKFEHLCRKLRLKKGDYLLDVGCGWGGLARYAAREFGAKVFGITLSKEQLKLGRERIKADGLQGQVELQILDYRDLPQDGRFDKVVSVGMFEHVGHANLALYCQRLFGAVREGGLVMNHGITAKHTDGRPVGRGAGSFIERYVFPHGELPHLSMISARISEAGLEIVDVESLRLHYARTLEHWSNRLEAQLDKAGTLVPEKALRIWRLYLAGCSYAFAKGWINLHQILAVKPFADGSHDLPLTREDFYR
- the cls gene encoding cardiolipin synthase; protein product: MDYHSPYFFGYLIGVIHLLGAIAALHAVFTVRTAQGAIAWALSLLFIPYFTLIPYLVFGSRTFDAYIQARRQANREMHVAMADLNWRPWVEEALAARNSESYGALRAMPKLGRMPCLANNQVRLLIDGKATFDAIFRAIASARDTVLVQFFIIHDDDLGRQLQTLLLKKAAEGVKVYVLYDRVGSHALPSAYSQKLREGGVNIRAFATRRGWFNRFQVNFRNHRKIVVVDGLLGFLGGHNVGDEYLGGNPKLSPWRDTHVQVSGPVLACLQESFAEDWFWASRKLPPLILPDTYPEDGVLCQVLASGPADPQETCSLFFVEAIHSARERLWITSPYFIPDEAVFAALRLAVLRGVDVRILIPSRPDHRIVYAASSLFAFEAVRAGVRMFRFEPGFLHQKVVLIDNEISAIGSANLDNRSFRLNFEIMLLTVDREFADQVEAMLSHDFDRAREITTEDTRDTHRLQQLGMRIARLISPIL
- a CDS encoding DUF3617 domain-containing protein is translated as MKNRLPLLALMLGLASPLVQAQMLQPGLWELTTSNMQVDGKPLPDMGFMLGQLKNLPPEQRAMIEGGLAKQGISVAGQGVRSCLTPEQVKTNDIPLQDPKSGCGQKITERNGNVWKFTFSCPKAQGNGEATFLSDREFLTKVNGTFNASGVQQQGSMNTRAVWLGNDCGTVKPRT
- the folE2 gene encoding GTP cyclohydrolase FolE2 translates to MSAFTLPDIAAQATNSQLPLDWVGMCDIALPLQIDGQILCARADAGVSLDDGASRGIHMSRLYLALEALEHQGLSPALVHSVLEHFLNSHVGLSASAFLTLRFELMLKRPALISPLAGWKAYPVTLNAQIKDGVFHVELFVDVEYSSTCPCSAALARQLIQQQFITDFGNRSLSHEAVLSWLGSAQGIVATPHSQRSVAKLQVRLRPGVDELPIAALINQAEKSLGTAVQTAVKRADEQAFALANGQNLMFCEDAARRLNMALKNLPWLGGFNLRVEHAESLHAHDAVAHSQWRW
- a CDS encoding glutamine synthetase, which gives rise to MKSRCLFAFATLLLCECAGANGAPLSNGLALCSRSATLLACSDAQGNYYSVQTQGSTTYLRGFEMEGRRLWAQTNSRYGQLTFYTGVASNGETWVGYSRRVGWTTLNSVSSSTGQRFNLRCNRLSGCQ